In Nocardioides conyzicola, one genomic interval encodes:
- a CDS encoding GH1 family beta-glucosidase, with the protein MPDHRPTSGLPQLPPGFRFGTSTASYQIEGAATEDGKGPSIWDTFCSQPGRIQDGSSGAVACDHYHRYAEDIALMKQLGVGGYRLSVSWPRIQPNGSGPANAKGLAFYDRLIDELLANDIKPMVTLYHWDLPQALEDDGGWLNRATVDRFAEYAGILGEKLADRVEHWVPVNEPNVVMMMGYAIGMHAPGRELMFDAMPVAHHLLLAHGRATVALRAAGATSVGCANNHAPMWPASEDAADIGATKLFDALWNGMFSEPMLLGRYPVDLAPLFEGIVQDGDMATIRQPLDFYGVNYYNPFKIGAAGEEAEMPFEFRELLGYPVTDFGWPVVPDALREWLILLRARFRAALPPIYITESGCAYNMGPDENGVVDDQPRIDYLDAHLRAVATAVQRGVDVRGYYTWSLMDNFEWSEGFQQRFGLVHIDYETLKRTPKRSFAWFAEMVAAQTRSLG; encoded by the coding sequence GTGCCCGACCATCGCCCGACCTCGGGTCTACCTCAGCTCCCACCCGGCTTCCGCTTCGGGACGAGCACGGCGTCGTACCAGATCGAGGGGGCGGCGACCGAGGACGGCAAGGGCCCCAGCATCTGGGACACCTTCTGCAGCCAGCCGGGCCGGATCCAGGACGGCTCGAGCGGTGCGGTCGCGTGCGACCACTACCACCGGTACGCCGAGGACATCGCGCTGATGAAGCAGCTCGGGGTCGGCGGCTACCGGCTGTCCGTCTCGTGGCCGCGCATCCAGCCGAACGGCTCCGGCCCCGCCAACGCCAAGGGCCTCGCGTTCTACGACCGCCTCATCGACGAGCTGCTCGCCAACGACATCAAGCCGATGGTGACGCTCTACCACTGGGACCTGCCGCAGGCGCTCGAGGACGACGGCGGCTGGCTCAACCGCGCGACCGTCGACCGGTTCGCCGAGTACGCCGGGATCCTCGGTGAGAAGCTCGCCGACCGGGTCGAGCACTGGGTCCCGGTCAACGAGCCCAACGTCGTGATGATGATGGGCTACGCGATCGGCATGCACGCCCCCGGCCGCGAGCTGATGTTCGACGCCATGCCCGTCGCCCACCACCTGCTGCTGGCGCACGGCCGGGCCACGGTCGCGCTGCGCGCCGCGGGGGCGACCAGTGTCGGCTGCGCCAACAACCACGCCCCGATGTGGCCGGCGAGCGAGGACGCCGCCGACATCGGTGCCACCAAGCTCTTCGACGCTCTGTGGAACGGCATGTTCAGCGAGCCGATGCTGCTCGGCCGCTACCCCGTCGACCTGGCCCCGCTCTTCGAGGGCATCGTCCAGGACGGCGACATGGCCACGATCCGCCAGCCGCTCGACTTCTACGGGGTCAACTACTACAACCCGTTCAAGATCGGCGCCGCCGGCGAGGAAGCGGAGATGCCGTTCGAGTTCCGCGAGCTGCTCGGCTACCCCGTCACCGACTTCGGCTGGCCGGTCGTGCCCGACGCGCTGCGCGAGTGGCTGATCCTGCTGCGGGCGCGCTTCCGGGCCGCCCTGCCGCCGATCTACATCACCGAGTCGGGCTGCGCCTACAACATGGGCCCGGACGAGAACGGCGTCGTCGACGACCAGCCCCGCATCGACTACCTCGACGCGCACCTGCGCGCGGTCGCCACCGCCGTGCAGCGCGGCGTCGACGTACGCGGCTACTACACGTGGTCCCTGATGGACAACTTCGAGTGGTCGGAGGGCTTCCAGCAGCGCTTCGGCCTGGTGCACATCGACTACGAGACGCTGAAGCGGACGCCGAAGCGCTCCTTCGCGTGGTTCGCCGAGATGGTCGCCGCGCAGACCCGGTCGCTGGGCTGA
- a CDS encoding amino acid ABC transporter ATP-binding protein, giving the protein MSALLEVSGLRKSYGERLVLDDVSLTVEPHDVICLIGSSGSGKSTLLRCLNLLEEIDDGIITFDGRDISDPRVDAREVRSRIGMVFQAYNLFPHLSVLDNCTLAPRKVHGVRRAEAEARALSLLEKFGLAEHATKHPDRLSGGQQQRAALVRALCTNPTLLLLDEITAALDPELVGEVLAIVRAEAEAGMTMVIATHEMAFARDVATSVCFLDQGRILEQGPPAEIFSAPREERTREFLRRVLPA; this is encoded by the coding sequence GTGAGCGCGCTGCTCGAGGTCTCCGGCCTGCGCAAGTCGTACGGCGAGCGCCTCGTCCTCGACGACGTCTCGCTGACCGTCGAGCCGCACGACGTGATCTGCCTGATCGGCTCGTCGGGCTCGGGCAAGTCGACGCTGCTGCGCTGCCTGAACCTGCTCGAGGAGATCGACGACGGGATCATCACCTTCGACGGCCGCGACATCTCCGACCCGCGGGTCGACGCCCGCGAGGTCCGGTCGCGGATCGGCATGGTCTTCCAGGCCTACAACCTCTTCCCGCACCTCTCGGTCCTCGACAACTGCACGCTCGCCCCGCGCAAGGTCCACGGCGTACGACGAGCGGAGGCGGAGGCCCGGGCGCTCTCGCTGCTGGAGAAGTTCGGCCTCGCCGAGCACGCGACCAAGCACCCCGACCGGCTGTCCGGCGGCCAGCAGCAGCGCGCCGCCCTGGTCCGCGCGCTCTGCACGAACCCCACACTCCTGCTCCTCGACGAGATCACCGCCGCCCTCGACCCCGAGCTCGTCGGCGAGGTGCTGGCGATCGTGCGGGCCGAGGCCGAGGCCGGCATGACGATGGTGATCGCCACCCACGAGATGGCCTTCGCCCGCGACGTCGCCACCTCCGTCTGCTTCCTCGACCAGGGCCGGATCCTCGAGCAGGGCCCGCCCGCCGAGATCTTCAGCGCCCCGCGCGAGGAGCGGACCCGGGAGTTCCTGCGGCGGGTGCTGCCGGCCTGA
- a CDS encoding amino acid ABC transporter permease, with protein MSDWTPSQHELERRRLRRQLRTRSVAIATVMTVVVFVALGLGITGSPGWASVKELFFSRADAREALPDIWSALWLNIKMFLIAEAFILVFAMLIALARVSRSPWLTPLRLVAVAYTDVVRGIPTILLVYLLAFGMPALRLQGTPNSAFFWATVALIISYSAYVAEVFRSGIQAVHPSQWASAEALGLSRPQTLRHVVVPQAVRRVVPPLLNDFVSLQKDTALASAAGVFEAVFVARDYGNYNFNYTPLVVVSCFFIVLTVPLARLCDGLTARMRRRELAGAL; from the coding sequence GTGAGCGACTGGACGCCGAGCCAGCACGAGCTCGAACGCCGGCGGCTGCGTCGGCAGCTGCGGACGCGGTCGGTCGCGATCGCGACGGTGATGACGGTCGTCGTCTTCGTCGCGCTCGGCCTCGGGATCACGGGGTCGCCGGGCTGGGCGTCGGTCAAGGAGCTGTTCTTCAGCCGGGCCGACGCGCGCGAGGCGCTGCCCGACATCTGGAGCGCCCTCTGGCTCAACATCAAGATGTTCCTCATCGCCGAGGCCTTCATCCTGGTCTTCGCGATGCTGATCGCCCTGGCCCGGGTGAGCCGGTCCCCGTGGCTGACGCCGCTGCGGCTGGTCGCCGTCGCCTACACCGACGTCGTCCGCGGGATCCCGACGATCCTGCTGGTCTACCTGCTCGCGTTCGGCATGCCGGCGCTGCGGCTGCAGGGGACGCCCAACAGTGCGTTCTTCTGGGCGACGGTCGCGCTGATCATCTCCTACAGCGCGTACGTCGCCGAGGTCTTCCGCTCCGGCATCCAGGCGGTGCACCCGTCGCAGTGGGCGAGCGCCGAGGCGCTGGGGCTGTCGCGTCCCCAGACGCTGCGGCACGTCGTCGTACCCCAGGCCGTGCGCCGCGTCGTACCCCCGCTCCTCAACGACTTCGTGTCCCTGCAGAAGGACACCGCCCTGGCGTCGGCGGCCGGTGTGTTCGAGGCCGTCTTCGTCGCGCGCGACTACGGCAACTACAACTTCAACTACACGCCGCTGGTCGTCGTGTCCTGCTTCTTCATCGTGCTGACCGTGCCGCTGGCGCGGCTGTGCGACGGGCTGACCGCGCGGATGCGGCGCCGCGAGCTGGCGGGTGCCTTGTGA
- a CDS encoding CsbD family protein, which produces MGLKDKAENKVENLKGQGKESAGKATGNEQLEAEGKGDQASSKVKDAGEKVKDAVGDIKDGLTK; this is translated from the coding sequence ATGGGTCTGAAGGACAAGGCAGAGAACAAGGTCGAGAACCTCAAGGGCCAGGGCAAGGAGTCGGCTGGCAAGGCCACCGGCAACGAGCAGCTCGAGGCCGAGGGCAAGGGCGACCAGGCGTCGTCCAAGGTCAAGGACGCCGGCGAGAAGGTCAAGGACGCCGTCGGCGACATCAAGGACGGCCTGACCAAGTAG
- a CDS encoding diacylglycerol/lipid kinase family protein yields MTRSFTFLVNPTSGGGAAPGAVVPVARVLRDAGAVVDVTYSPGPQAMARLVDEAVARGDVVVSVGGDGMLSSLAGLVAGRDATLGVVPAGRGNDFARMLGLPDDAEGQARVLLESAVRRIDLLSVSGLGPTRMVAGSVYAGVDARAAEIVDGATWLPRSLQYQYAALRALATYRPGHYVVSVDGESREYDAATVVVANSAYYGSGMQIAPPASVEDGILDVVVIEAASRLALMRSLPKVYDGAHVHLPEVTVLSGKRVEVSGSSRAAIPVGGDGEPLGPLPAPGAAPAVVEVVPGALSVIC; encoded by the coding sequence GTGACACGTTCCTTCACGTTCCTGGTCAACCCGACCTCCGGCGGGGGAGCGGCTCCCGGGGCGGTCGTGCCCGTCGCCCGCGTCCTGCGCGACGCCGGTGCGGTCGTGGACGTCACGTACTCGCCCGGCCCGCAGGCGATGGCCCGCCTGGTCGACGAGGCCGTCGCCCGCGGCGACGTGGTCGTGTCGGTCGGCGGCGACGGCATGCTCTCCTCGCTCGCCGGGCTGGTCGCCGGCCGCGACGCGACCCTCGGGGTCGTCCCGGCCGGCCGCGGCAACGACTTCGCCCGGATGCTCGGGCTCCCCGACGACGCCGAGGGCCAGGCGCGGGTGCTGCTCGAGTCCGCCGTACGCCGGATCGACCTGCTCTCCGTCTCCGGCCTCGGCCCGACGCGGATGGTCGCCGGTTCGGTCTACGCCGGCGTCGACGCGCGGGCGGCGGAGATCGTCGACGGGGCGACCTGGCTGCCGCGCTCGCTGCAGTACCAGTACGCCGCCCTGCGCGCGCTCGCCACCTACCGCCCCGGTCACTACGTCGTCTCGGTCGACGGCGAGTCCCGGGAGTACGACGCCGCCACGGTCGTCGTCGCCAACTCGGCGTACTACGGCAGCGGCATGCAGATCGCGCCGCCCGCCTCCGTCGAGGACGGCATCCTCGACGTCGTCGTGATCGAGGCCGCCTCCCGGCTGGCGCTGATGCGCTCGCTGCCGAAGGTGTACGACGGCGCGCACGTGCACCTGCCCGAGGTCACCGTCCTGTCCGGCAAGCGGGTCGAGGTCAGCGGCAGCTCGCGTGCCGCGATCCCGGTCGGCGGTGACGGGGAGCCGCTCGGGCCCCTGCCCGCCCCCGGCGCCGCGCCCGCCGTCGTCGAGGTCGTCCCCGGCGCGCTCTCGGTCATCTGTTGA
- a CDS encoding pirin family protein produces the protein MSVEIRRGTGRFLTRGEGHFTRHSFSFGAHYDPDNTRFGPLVCHDDHLLGPGRGFDDHPHRDVEIVTWVLTGALHHSDSSGHTGVVRPGEVQVLSAGSGVTHAEIAGPDGPTRFVQAWLNPAVQDAAPAYSVTPVSLVPGELTEVVRIGDAVLRVARLAAGDTVVLPEEPLLHVYVASGALVRSSMAEPLAEGDAFRFTDEPGHAVTAAVPTELMVWSFSG, from the coding sequence GTGAGCGTCGAGATCCGCCGTGGAACCGGTCGCTTCCTCACCCGGGGTGAGGGACATTTCACCCGGCACTCGTTCTCGTTCGGCGCGCACTACGACCCGGACAACACCCGATTCGGCCCGCTGGTCTGCCACGACGACCACCTGCTCGGTCCGGGCCGCGGTTTCGACGACCACCCGCACCGCGACGTCGAGATCGTGACCTGGGTGCTCACCGGCGCGCTGCACCACTCCGACTCGTCGGGTCACACCGGTGTGGTGCGACCCGGTGAGGTGCAGGTGCTGTCCGCGGGCTCCGGCGTGACGCACGCGGAGATCGCCGGCCCCGACGGACCGACCCGCTTCGTCCAGGCCTGGCTCAACCCGGCGGTGCAGGACGCGGCGCCGGCGTACTCGGTGACGCCGGTCTCGCTCGTGCCGGGAGAGCTGACCGAGGTCGTCCGCATCGGCGACGCCGTGCTCCGGGTCGCGCGCCTGGCGGCCGGCGACACCGTCGTGCTCCCGGAGGAGCCGCTCCTGCACGTGTACGTCGCGAGCGGGGCACTGGTCCGCTCGTCGATGGCCGAGCCGCTCGCCGAGGGCGACGCGTTCCGGTTCACGGACGAGCCGGGGCACGCCGTGACGGCCGCGGTGCCGACCGAGCTGATGGTGTGGTCCTTCTCCGGTTGA
- a CDS encoding M28 family metallopeptidase, protein MRRWMVVCVTVLVLGAGCSDDPGGSSPPPPAPTTPSATSATHTPTPSATPAQHSGTLELLPRFSGQRAMRTVRHLADVIGPRLATGPGFRRAATYVEGRFAATGYSVHRQPFRVPAGDSWGVPVRAGRSSNVVATGLGFDPTAPYVVVGAHLDTVAVAPGAEDNASGVAVLLELAHVLRGFPQVVLVAFGGEEPRGPGDLHHFGSKAYVEQLTDELGINLRAMVSLDRVGVGTVVPLSSVGGTPAALRDRLADVADDLGIPTVVEHDSASDHESFADAGFLAARVGSTPYAGYHSAADVPAVVSPAQLGRVGDLLISWLRAS, encoded by the coding sequence ATGCGCCGCTGGATGGTCGTCTGCGTCACAGTCCTCGTGCTCGGGGCGGGCTGCTCGGACGACCCCGGCGGGTCCTCGCCACCGCCACCGGCACCCACCACCCCATCGGCCACGAGCGCGACCCACACCCCCACCCCCAGCGCGACCCCGGCCCAGCACAGCGGCACCCTCGAGCTGCTGCCCCGGTTCAGCGGGCAGCGGGCCATGCGCACCGTCCGCCACCTCGCCGACGTGATCGGCCCCCGGCTCGCCACCGGCCCGGGCTTCCGTCGCGCCGCGACGTACGTCGAGGGGCGGTTCGCCGCAACGGGCTACTCCGTGCACCGCCAGCCGTTCCGGGTGCCGGCCGGTGACTCGTGGGGCGTCCCGGTCCGCGCCGGGAGGTCGAGCAACGTGGTCGCGACCGGCCTCGGGTTCGACCCGACCGCGCCGTACGTCGTCGTCGGGGCGCACCTCGACACCGTCGCCGTCGCACCCGGTGCCGAGGACAACGCCTCGGGCGTCGCGGTGCTCCTGGAGCTCGCCCACGTGCTCCGCGGCTTCCCCCAGGTGGTGCTGGTCGCCTTCGGCGGCGAGGAGCCGCGCGGGCCCGGCGACCTCCACCACTTCGGGTCGAAGGCGTACGTCGAGCAGCTGACCGACGAGCTCGGGATCAACCTGCGCGCGATGGTCTCGCTGGACCGGGTCGGCGTCGGCACCGTGGTGCCACTGTCGTCCGTCGGGGGGACGCCGGCCGCGCTGCGCGACCGGCTCGCGGACGTGGCCGACGACCTCGGGATCCCGACGGTCGTCGAGCACGACTCGGCCAGCGACCACGAGTCGTTCGCCGACGCCGGCTTCCTCGCGGCCCGGGTCGGCAGCACGCCGTACGCCGGCTACCACTCGGCGGCCGATGTCCCCGCCGTCGTGAGCCCTGCTCAGCTGGGCCGCGTCGGCGACCTGCTCATCTCGTGGCTGCGAGCGAGCTGA
- a CDS encoding NAD(P)/FAD-dependent oxidoreductase codes for MSTEHPVEHLDVLIIGAGLSGIGAACQLRERQPRRTVAVLESREVSGGTWDLFRYPGIRSDSDMYTFGYRWRPWRNERALADGDAILDYLRQVAGEYGVDRLIRYRHRVVGASWDSDTARWTVRSQTPDGEVTLTASFLWNCGGYYDYDQGYTPQFPGLDDFRGQVIHPQHWPEDLDYTGKRVVVIGSGATAVTLVPAMVAGGAGHVTMLQRSPTYVLSMPGKDPLAQRLERLPEKVRYPILRWKSILVSVGLYQLSRWKPDVLRGFIRKNTIRQLPPEVDVDVHFKPTYDPWDQRLCLVPDGDLFRALRKGSASVVTDTIETFTDTGIRLTSGEELEADIIVTATGLQLLALNAPLEVDGRPVELPETMAYKAMMLSGIPNFAFTIGYTNASWTLKADLVSDYVCRLLDHLDRHGLRTATPRPDPTVGQRPLMDFSAGYVLRALDELPKQGDRAPWQLKQNYLTDVRKIRRDPIDDGVLTFA; via the coding sequence ATGAGCACCGAGCACCCCGTCGAGCACCTGGACGTCCTGATCATCGGAGCAGGCCTCTCGGGGATCGGCGCCGCCTGCCAGCTGCGCGAGCGGCAGCCCCGCCGGACCGTCGCCGTGCTCGAGAGCCGCGAGGTCAGCGGCGGCACCTGGGACCTGTTCCGCTACCCGGGCATCCGCTCCGACTCGGACATGTACACCTTCGGCTACCGGTGGCGGCCCTGGCGCAACGAGCGCGCGCTCGCCGACGGCGACGCGATCCTCGACTACCTGCGCCAGGTCGCCGGCGAGTACGGCGTGGACCGGCTGATCCGCTACCGCCACCGGGTCGTCGGTGCGAGCTGGGACAGCGACACGGCGCGCTGGACCGTGCGGTCGCAGACGCCGGACGGCGAGGTGACGCTGACCGCGAGCTTCCTGTGGAACTGCGGCGGCTACTACGACTACGACCAGGGCTACACGCCGCAGTTCCCCGGCCTCGACGACTTCCGGGGCCAGGTCATCCACCCGCAGCACTGGCCCGAGGACCTCGACTACACGGGCAAGAGGGTCGTCGTCATCGGGTCCGGCGCGACCGCGGTCACGCTGGTGCCCGCGATGGTCGCCGGCGGAGCCGGTCACGTGACCATGCTGCAGCGCTCCCCGACGTACGTCCTGTCGATGCCGGGCAAGGACCCGCTCGCCCAGAGGCTCGAGCGGCTCCCCGAGAAGGTCCGCTACCCCATCCTGCGATGGAAGAGCATCCTGGTCTCGGTCGGGCTCTACCAGCTCAGCCGCTGGAAGCCCGACGTGCTGCGCGGCTTCATCCGCAAGAACACCATCCGGCAGCTCCCGCCCGAGGTCGACGTCGACGTCCACTTCAAGCCGACGTACGACCCCTGGGACCAGCGGCTCTGCCTGGTGCCCGACGGCGACCTCTTCCGCGCGCTCCGCAAGGGCAGCGCCTCGGTCGTCACCGACACCATCGAGACCTTCACCGACACGGGCATCCGCCTGACCTCGGGCGAGGAGCTCGAGGCCGACATCATCGTGACCGCGACCGGGTTGCAGCTGCTCGCCCTCAACGCGCCCCTGGAGGTCGACGGCAGGCCGGTCGAGCTGCCGGAGACCATGGCCTACAAGGCGATGATGCTCAGCGGCATCCCCAACTTCGCCTTCACCATCGGCTACACCAACGCGTCGTGGACCCTCAAGGCCGACCTCGTCTCCGACTACGTCTGCCGCCTGCTGGACCACCTGGACCGCCACGGCCTGCGTACGGCGACGCCGCGCCCGGACCCCACGGTCGGCCAGCGGCCGCTGATGGACTTCTCGGCCGGCTACGTGCTCCGCGCCCTCGACGAGCTGCCCAAGCAGGGCGACCGGGCGCCGTGGCAGCTGAAGCAGAACTACCTGACCGACGTCCGCAAGATCCGCCGCGACCCCATCGACGACGGTGTCCTGACGTTTGCCTGA
- a CDS encoding transporter substrate-binding domain-containing protein, whose amino-acid sequence MRVRRTLAAVAVLPLALAAVACAPESDGGSSAKDPSGSPAATGDACATDALALRTPGQLTIGTDSPAYEPWFVDNDPTNGKGYESAVAYAVAEQLGFSKDQVKWVKVPFNSSYKAGPKDFDFDINQISISEKRARAVDFSDGYYAAGQAVLALKGTKGAEAKSLADLKGLRLAAQTGTTSLTAIRDVIKPDTDPVVFEDTNAAKQALQNDQVDAIVADVPTAFYISSAEIDNSVLVGQFQPEAGEQEEFGLLFEKGSELVPCVNTALGALQDDGTIAQLEQQWLSDAVDVPVLQ is encoded by the coding sequence ATGCGTGTACGTCGAACCCTGGCCGCCGTGGCCGTCCTGCCCCTCGCCCTCGCCGCAGTCGCCTGTGCCCCGGAGTCCGACGGCGGTTCGTCCGCCAAGGACCCGTCCGGATCGCCCGCCGCCACCGGCGACGCGTGCGCCACCGACGCCCTCGCGCTGCGGACGCCCGGCCAGCTGACGATCGGCACCGACTCCCCGGCGTACGAGCCGTGGTTCGTCGACAACGACCCGACCAACGGCAAGGGCTACGAGTCCGCCGTGGCGTACGCCGTCGCCGAGCAGCTCGGCTTCAGCAAGGACCAGGTGAAGTGGGTCAAGGTCCCCTTCAACTCGTCGTACAAGGCGGGTCCGAAGGACTTCGACTTCGACATCAACCAGATCTCGATCAGCGAGAAGCGCGCCCGGGCCGTCGACTTCTCCGACGGCTACTACGCCGCCGGCCAGGCCGTGCTCGCGCTGAAGGGCACCAAGGGCGCCGAGGCGAAGAGCCTCGCCGACCTCAAGGGGCTGCGCCTCGCGGCGCAGACCGGCACCACCTCGCTGACCGCGATCCGCGACGTGATCAAGCCGGACACCGACCCGGTGGTCTTCGAGGACACCAACGCCGCCAAGCAGGCGCTGCAGAACGACCAGGTCGACGCGATCGTGGCCGACGTCCCCACCGCCTTCTACATCTCGTCGGCGGAGATCGACAACAGCGTGCTGGTCGGGCAGTTCCAGCCCGAGGCCGGTGAGCAGGAGGAGTTCGGCCTGCTGTTCGAGAAGGGCAGCGAGCTCGTCCCGTGCGTCAACACCGCCCTGGGGGCGCTTCAGGACGACGGCACGATCGCCCAGCTCGAGCAGCAGTGGCTCTCCGACGCCGTGGACGTTCCCGTCCTCCAGTGA
- a CDS encoding CapA family protein: MRRLGACVVALAGLATAACTSAPVLAPPPRPTPSSSAPAPSSGEDSSTTRPLVLAVNARRPPLALTEAQARRVLRGAATDWRQLGQPSGPLRTTHRTDPLGHLPMDMVAVTVADAVGPAVRVATVGGIDPLREPAAYPLQVQGPAPGPVTTLTVVGDVMLGRRVTGSPLAPLAARLASADLTVGNLESTLAELGPPRQDPVTDSFSADPGVRADLRAAGFDAVSLANNHTGDFGAASLVRTVELLRAGGLGTFGAGRDLAQAREPEVLERHGVRFGFLGFNAIGETPEAAPGRPGALSVSMPPRTGPLDRGELDRVLADVRRLQRRADVVVVMPHWGTQYSHRPEAIQHQVARELADAGADLVVGGHPHWVQGAEQMGGTLVVHSLGNFVFDMDFMSQTMEGLVLEATFWGDRLMAADFVPYRLGPDFAPRVVARDEAAGILDPFWDLSSLAATR, encoded by the coding sequence ATGAGGCGGCTCGGTGCGTGCGTGGTGGCGCTGGCGGGCCTCGCCACGGCTGCGTGCACGTCGGCCCCGGTGCTCGCGCCGCCACCGCGACCGACGCCGTCGTCGTCAGCCCCGGCACCGTCCTCGGGAGAGGACTCGTCGACCACCCGGCCGCTGGTGCTGGCGGTCAACGCCCGTCGGCCGCCACTCGCGCTGACCGAGGCGCAGGCCCGTCGGGTGCTGCGGGGCGCCGCGACCGACTGGCGCCAGCTCGGCCAGCCCAGCGGGCCGCTGCGCACCACCCACCGCACGGACCCGCTGGGCCACCTGCCGATGGACATGGTCGCGGTGACGGTCGCGGACGCGGTCGGCCCTGCCGTACGGGTGGCCACGGTCGGCGGGATCGACCCGCTGCGCGAGCCTGCGGCGTACCCCCTCCAGGTCCAGGGCCCCGCGCCCGGACCGGTCACGACGCTGACGGTCGTCGGCGACGTCATGCTCGGCCGGCGGGTGACCGGCTCGCCGCTGGCGCCGCTGGCCGCTCGCCTGGCGTCGGCCGACCTCACCGTCGGCAATCTGGAGAGCACGCTGGCCGAGCTCGGGCCGCCGCGGCAGGACCCGGTCACCGACTCGTTCTCCGCAGACCCGGGCGTGCGCGCCGACCTGCGCGCCGCGGGCTTCGACGCGGTCAGCCTGGCCAACAACCACACCGGCGACTTCGGCGCCGCGTCCCTGGTGCGGACCGTGGAGCTGCTCCGGGCGGGCGGCCTCGGGACGTTCGGCGCCGGTCGTGACCTGGCGCAGGCCCGCGAGCCGGAGGTGCTCGAGCGGCACGGCGTCCGCTTCGGGTTCCTCGGGTTCAACGCCATCGGCGAGACCCCCGAGGCCGCGCCGGGCCGGCCGGGGGCGCTCTCGGTCAGCATGCCGCCGCGCACCGGGCCGCTCGACCGGGGCGAGCTCGACCGCGTCCTCGCCGACGTACGCCGCCTCCAGCGCCGGGCGGACGTCGTGGTGGTGATGCCGCACTGGGGCACGCAGTACTCGCACCGGCCCGAGGCGATCCAGCACCAGGTCGCTCGCGAGCTCGCAGATGCCGGCGCGGACCTCGTCGTCGGCGGCCATCCGCACTGGGTGCAGGGTGCCGAGCAGATGGGCGGCACCCTGGTCGTCCACTCGCTCGGCAACTTCGTCTTCGACATGGACTTCATGTCCCAGACGATGGAGGGGCTGGTGCTGGAGGCGACGTTCTGGGGAGACCGGCTGATGGCGGCGGACTTCGTGCCCTACCGGCTCGGTCCCGACTTCGCGCCGCGGGTGGTGGCGCGGGACGAGGCGGCCGGCATCCTCGACCCCTTCTGGGACCTCAGCTCGCTCGCAGCCACGAGATGA
- a CDS encoding CaiB/BaiF CoA-transferase family protein, translated as MTYELGQGTGPLKGVKVVEIAGIGPGPHACMILADLGADVIRIERPGGQALAGGATMLLNRGRPSVALNLKDPQAVATVLELVRTADVVIEGMRPGVTERLGLGPEDCQAVNPKIVYGRMTGWGQDGPLAQAAGHDMNYIAITGALQMMGQDKARPHFPSNLVGDFGGGSTYLVIGILAALLEAKVSGQGQVIDAAIVDGTAHLNAMTAAFLASGGYHEERASNLLDGGVPFYDIYETSDGKHMSVGSLEPQFFDALVTLLGVKDTCPGQGEPQRYDEMRQIFTDTFRSRTQAEWIEVFEGTDACVAGIIPFTEAVEHPHLTARGTFVERDGMVQPVPAPRFSRTEPSLSLPPSKAAGEHTREALAAWGITDIDELIDSGVAVQT; from the coding sequence ATGACGTACGAGCTCGGACAAGGCACTGGCCCGCTCAAGGGCGTGAAGGTCGTGGAGATCGCCGGGATCGGACCCGGACCGCACGCGTGCATGATCCTGGCGGACCTCGGGGCGGACGTGATCCGCATCGAGCGACCGGGCGGGCAGGCGCTCGCGGGCGGGGCGACGATGCTGCTCAACCGCGGCCGGCCGAGCGTGGCGCTCAACCTCAAGGACCCGCAGGCCGTGGCGACCGTGCTCGAGCTGGTGCGGACGGCCGACGTGGTCATCGAGGGGATGCGGCCGGGGGTGACCGAGCGCCTCGGCCTCGGCCCCGAGGACTGCCAGGCGGTCAACCCCAAGATCGTCTACGGGCGGATGACCGGCTGGGGCCAGGACGGGCCGCTGGCGCAGGCGGCCGGGCACGACATGAACTACATCGCCATCACCGGTGCGCTGCAGATGATGGGTCAGGACAAGGCCCGCCCGCACTTCCCGAGCAACCTCGTCGGGGACTTCGGCGGCGGCTCGACGTACCTCGTCATCGGCATCCTCGCCGCCCTCCTCGAGGCGAAGGTGAGCGGCCAGGGGCAGGTCATCGACGCCGCGATCGTGGACGGTACGGCGCACCTCAACGCGATGACAGCGGCCTTCCTCGCCAGCGGCGGCTACCACGAGGAGCGCGCCAGCAACCTGCTCGACGGCGGCGTCCCGTTCTACGACATCTACGAGACCTCGGACGGCAAGCACATGTCGGTCGGGTCGCTCGAGCCGCAGTTCTTCGACGCGCTCGTCACCCTCCTCGGCGTCAAGGACACCTGCCCCGGCCAGGGCGAGCCGCAGCGGTACGACGAGATGCGGCAGATCTTCACCGACACCTTCAGGAGCCGGACGCAGGCCGAGTGGATCGAGGTCTTCGAGGGCACGGACGCCTGCGTCGCCGGGATCATCCCCTTCACCGAGGCCGTCGAGCACCCGCACCTCACGGCCCGTGGCACCTTCGTCGAGCGCGACGGCATGGTCCAGCCCGTCCCGGCCCCCCGTTTCTCCCGCACCGAGCCGAGCCTGTCGCTGCCGCCGTCGAAGGCGGCCGGCGAGCACACCCGCGAGGCCCTCGCCGCCTGGGGGATCACCGACATCGACGAGCTGATCGACAGCGGCGTCGCCGTCCAGACCTGA